A stretch of Cicer arietinum cultivar CDC Frontier isolate Library 1 chromosome 5, Cicar.CDCFrontier_v2.0, whole genome shotgun sequence DNA encodes these proteins:
- the LOC101501191 gene encoding NAD kinase 2, chloroplastic isoform X1, with translation MLACSMCACHMAFSVNARISSFRLELQRKTKLTPRRTHLVTAQLSNSFSFNNIALDSQSLKSIESRDASRLPWVGSVPGDIAEVEAYCRIFRNSERLHSALMDSLCNPYTGECSVSDDVPFHEKPLLEDKIVSVLGCMVALVKSGREDVLSGRFSVMPPFRAAELSAVEETLPPLAIFRSEMKMCCESLHVALENYLVPGDDQSLDVWRKLQRLKNVCYDSGFPRREDYPCPALFANWSPVNLSSSKEDSESKESEAAFWIGGQVTEEGLKWLRDKGYKTIVDLREESVKDDFYQAAVNDAVSSGSIELVKIPVEVGTAPKMEQVERFASLVSDNSKRPIYLHSKEGVWRSSAMVSRWREYMAHSASQVVSNQAVISHGMLSDYTNGSGKLQDLMPDERSSLEKDTESLQEGLGAIHSSIDSFDQSTSPHNNNEKTQSKGTLSGIIPNDRTSSQATAADGERSFPTFSRKTNPLEAQVPPHDIFSKKEMSRYCGSKKISKPSFSSNQVKRLECLPDSRNKHIRRLQGQGSINSGQNPEPKIVGPAESSNGSALDYPFREPQLVVGNKWKLVNANPSSSVKTTFNGFSEKEMYYTTDVNGIDNVTANSQRILADKDKAGKDLGFIEGDMCATSTGVVRLQSRKKAEMFLVRTDGFSCIREKVTESSLAFTHPSTQQQMLMWKSTPKTVLLLKKPGEHLMEEAKDVASFLYYQEKMNVFVEPDVHDIFARIPGFGFIQTFYTQDICDLHEKVDFVACLGGDGVILHASNLFRGAVPPVVSFNLGSLGFLASHSFEDYKQDLRQVIHGNNKRDGVYITLRMRLRCEIFRNGKAMPGKVFDILNEVVVDRGSNPYLSKIECYEHERLITKVQGDGVIIATPTGSTAYSTAAGGSMVHPNVPCMLFTPICPHSLSFRPVILPDSAQLELKIPEDARSNAWVSFDGKRRQQLSRGDSVRISMSQHPLPTVNKFDQTGDWFHSLIRCLNWNERLDQKAL, from the exons ATGTTGGCGTGTAGTATGTGCGCGTGCCACATGGCATTCTCCGTCAATGCCAGAATCTCGTCATTCCGGTTGGAATTGCAGAGGAAGACTAAGCTTACTCCCCGAAGAACACACCTCGTCACCGCTCAACTTTCCAACTCTTTTTCCTTTAATAATATCGCTTTGGATTCTCAG AGCTTGAAGTCCATTGAATCCCGTGATGCATCACGGTTACCTTGGGTGGGTTCAGTTCCGGGTGATATTGCTGAAGTGGAAGCATACTGTAGGATTTTTAGAAACTCTGAAAGGCTTCATTCTGCATTAATGGATTCCTTGTGTAACCCTTACACTGGTGAATGTAGTGTTTCTGATGATGTTCCATTCCATGAGAAACCTCTCCTAGAAGATAAAATAGTTTCTGTCCTTGGATGTATGGTTGCACTTGTCAAGAGTGGGAGGGAGGATGTTCTTTCTGGAAGGTTTTCCGTTATGCCTCCTTTTCGTGCTGCCGAGCTTAGCGCTGTGGAGGAAACTCTTCCCCCACTCGCCATTTTCAGGAGCGAGATGAAAATGTGTTGTGAGAGCTTGCATGTTGCTCTTGAGAACTATTTAGTTCCTGGTGATGATCAAAGTTTGGATGTGTGGAGGAAACTTCAGAGACTGAAGAATGTATGCTATGATTCCGGTTTTCCTCGCAGAGAGGATTATCCGTGTCCTGCATTATTTGCAAACTGGAGTCCTGTAAATTTGTCCAGTTCTAAAGAGGACTCAGAGTCGAAAGAATCTGAAGCTGCTTTTTGGATAGGTGGACAGGTAACAGAAGAAGGCCTTAAGTGGCTACGGGATAAAGGATATAAGACTATTGTGGATCTCAGAGAAGAGAGTGTAAAAGATGATTTCTACCAAGCTGCTGTCAATGACGCTGTTTCATCTGGAAGTATTGAATTGGTCAAAATCCCAGTTGAAGTTGGGACTGCACCTAAAATGGAACAAGTTGAGAGGTTTGCATCTCTTGTTTCAGATAACAGCAAAAGGCCAATCTATCTGCACAGCAAAGAAGGAGTTTGGAGATCGTCTGCCATGGTTTCCAGATGGAGGGAGTACATGGCTCACTCTGCATCACAGGTTGTTTCTAATCAAGCAGTTATTTCCCATGGCATGTTATCAGATTATACTAATGGATCTGGGAAACTGCAGGACTTGATGCCTGATGAGAGATCCTCCCTGGAAAAAGATACCGAGTCGTTGCAAGAGGGTTTGGGTGCAATACACAGTTCTATTGATTCATTTGACCAAAGTACCTCTccacataataataatgaaaaaacaCAAAGTAAAGGGACCTTGAGTGGAATTATTCCTAATGACAGGACCTCATCACAAGCTACTGCGGCTGATGGAGAAAGATCTTTTCCCACTTTCTCCCGAAAAACTAACCCTTTAGAAGCTCAAGTTCCTCCTCATGATATATTTTCCAAAAAAGAGATGTCCAGATATTGTGGAAGTAAGAAGATTTCGAAACCCTCTTTTTCCAGTAATCAGGTCAAAAGGTTGGAATGCTTGCCTGATTCAAGGAACAAGCATATTAGAAGACTGCAGGGGCAAGGGAGTATCAACAGTGGTCAAAATCCCGAACCAAAAATTGTGGGTCCAGCAGAAAGTTCCAATGGGTCAGCTTTGGATTATCCATTTAGAGAGCCCCAGCTTGTGGTTGGTAACAAGTGGAAATTAGTGAATGCGAATCCTTCCAGTTCTGTTAAGACAACATTTAATGGTTTTAGTGAAAAAGAAATGTATTACACGACGGATGTGAATGGTATTGATAATGTCACAGCAAACTCTCAAAGGATTTTAGCTGACAAGGATAAGGCAGGGAAAGACTTGGGATTCATTGAAGGAGACATGTGTGCAACTTCAACGGGAGTTGTAAGGCTGCAATCAAGAAAAAAAGCAGAGATGTTCCTAGTACGAACGGATGGATTTTCTTGTATAAGAGAAAAGGTGACTGAATCTTCTTTGGCCTTCACTCATCCTAGCACTCAGCAACAAATGCTAATGTGGAAATCTACCCCAAAGACTGTGTTATTGTTGAAAAAGCCTGGGGAGCACCTCATGGAAGAAGCTaaagat GTTGCTTCTTTTCTATATTACCAAGAGAAAATGAACGTATTCGTGGAACCTGATGTGCATGATATATTTGCTAGAATTCCTGGATTTGGGTTCATTCAGACCTTCTATACTCAAGATATTTG CGATCTACATGAGAAAGTAGATTTTGTGGCATGTTTGGGGGGAGATGGCGTCATATTGCATGCTTCAAATCTATTTAGAGGCGCCGTTCCACCTGTTGTGTCATTTAACCTTGGTTCCCTCGGTTTTCTGGCTTCTCATAGT TTTGAAGACTACAAGCAGGACCTACGACAAGTCATCCACGGAAATAATAAGCGAGATGGTGTATACATCACTCTCAGAATGCGGCTCCGGTGTGAAATTTTTCGCAATGGTAAAGCTATGCCAGGGAAAGTATTTGATATTCTCAATGAAGTTGTTGTTGATCGGGGTTCTAATCCGTACCTTTCAAAGATTGAATGCTATGAACATGAAAGACTTATAACAAAG GTACAAGGTGATGGAGTGATCATAGCCACCCCTACTGGAAGCACTGCCTATTCTACAGCTGCTGGAGGTTCCATG GTCCATCCAAATGTTCCATGCATGCTGTTTACCCCAATCTGTCCACATTCACTCTCATTTAGACCAGTTATACTTCCAGATTCTGCTCAACTGGAATTAAAG ATTCCAGAAGATGCAAGAAGCAATGCCTGGGTTTCATTTGATGGAAAGAGAAGGCAGCAACTTTCAAGAGGAGATTCTGTACGAATATCTATGAGTCAGCATCCGCTTCCAACCGTTAACAAGTTTGACCAAACAGGTGATTGGTTTCATAGCTTGATTCGCTGCCTAAATTGGAATGAAAGGCTTGACCAAAAGGCCCTATAA
- the LOC101500864 gene encoding 1-aminocyclopropane-1-carboxylate oxidase 5-like produces MAVPVIDFSKLNGEERAKTMAQIANGCEEWGFFQLINHGIPEELLERVKKVSSEFYKLEREENFKNSTTVKLLNDIAEKKSSEKLENVDWEDVITLLDNNEWPENTPCFRETMLEYRSELKKLAENIMEVMDENLGLPKGYIKKALNDGDEDNAFFGTKVSHYPPCPYPELVNGLRAHTDAGGVILLFQDDKVGGLQMLKDGEWIDVQPLPNAIVINTGDQIEVLTNGRYKSCWHRVLTSTDGNRRSIASFYNPPLKATISPAPQLAEKENQQVDDTYPKFVFGDYMSVYAEQKFLPKEPRFKAVKAI; encoded by the exons ATGGCAGTCCCTGTGATTGATTTCTCAAAGCTGAATGGGGAAGAAAGGGCCAAAACTATGGCACAGATTGCTAATGGGTGTGAAGAATGGGGATTCTTCCAG TTGATCAATCATGGCATTCCAGAGGAACTTCTTGAGAGGGTGAAGAAGGTTTCCTCTGAGTTCTATAAGCTGGAAAGAGAGGAGAACttcaagaactccacaacagtGAAACTTCTAAATGATATAGCTGAAAAGAAAAGCAGTGAAAAGTTGGAGAATGTGGATTGGGAGGATGTTATCACTCTCCTGGATAATAACGAATGGCCGGAAAATACACCATGTTTCAG GGAAACCATGTTAGAATATCGGTCTGAGTTAAAGAAACTGGCAGAGAATATCATGGAAGTGATGGATGAGAATCTGGGCTTACCAAAAGGATACATCAAGAAGGCACTGAATGATGGAGATGAAGACAATGCTTTCTTTGGCACTAAGGTCAGCCACTACCCACCCTGCCCCTATCCAGAACTTGTGAACGGTCTGCGGGCTCACACTGATGCAGGAGGTGTCATCCTACTGTTCCAAGATGATAAGGTGGGTGGCCTTCAAATGCTCAAAGATGGGGAATGGATTGATGTCCAACCTTTGCCAAATGCCATTGTCATCAACACTGGTGATCAGATTGAGGTCCTGACCAATGGCAGATACAAGAGCTGTTGGCACAGGGTTCTGACCTCTACAGATGGGAACAGGAGATCAATTGCATCCTTCTATAACCCACCACTCAAGGCCACCATAAGTCCTGCACCACAATTGGCAGAAAAAGAAAACCAACAAGTGGATGACACTTATCCTAAATTCGTCTTCGGTGACTACATGTCTGTCTATGCTGAACAGAAGTTTCTCCCCAAGGAACCAAGGTTTAAAGCTGTTAAAGCCATTTGA
- the LOC101501927 gene encoding ubinuclein-1-like, which translates to MKEDKRASSSFVKKGDRQTFTVELRPGETTIVSWKKLLKDANKHNGSASTSQHSPIAPGQHVEIEEQDPAQPHRFSAVIEKIERLYMGKDSSDDEDLLDVPDDDQYDTEDSFIDDAELDEYFQVDNSTVKHDGFFVNRGKLERNDEPPVLPNQQPRKRRRKDILKNPGQNNDDHGSNKHVKAGKAASGKTASIQAKNMCNSSQNLVIPDEHYEDLKPQNQLDIYGISSKKKIADIKPIPVSSVSLKTSSYDVPTAMPEAKDADKKKIGPFQSKSTSGSFDASHQKYHEKGAYVQSKSQPGRPSRSIDDLENISRSKEKNGMRELPDLNVALGKISTKSEYIHKKDGSSVRPKSSMLEKALRELEKMVAESRPPAVENPEADNTSQAVKRRLPREIKLKLAKVARLAASHGKVSKELINRLMSILGHLMQLRTLKRNLKIMISMGLSAKQEEDDRFQRIKKEVVDMIKMQAPALESKQQQTAGASRDVQEFGPDGKAITKRNFSMDAALEDKICDLYDIFVDGLDENAGPQIRKLYAELAELWPTGYMDNHGIKRGICRAKERRRALYNKNKDREKIKRKKLLASKQEDGVRLDAGSIPSQQNPQEKLAPESSSHAFTSMNKPASNMSTAVRVPSPMNGVKQEKAKGSSSSSPDDGRVADGVLTKKVKRKPELELEGANCGPEKLDSLQGEERSRSQKQSSGLPTKSNLQPTTLPGLEQSS; encoded by the exons ATGAAGGAAGATAAGAGGGCTTCTTCATCGTTCGTCAAGAAAGGTGACCGGCAAACTTTCACGGTGGAGCTCCGGCCTGGAGAGACCACCATAGTATCATGGAAGAAGCTGCTGAAAGACGCTAACAAGCATAATGGATCCGCTTCGACCTCTCAACACTCCCCAATCGCTCCg GGGCAACATGTTGAGATTGAGGAACAAGATCCAGCTCAGCCACACCGTTTCAGTGCTGTAATAGAGAAGATTGAACGCCTTTACATG GGTAAAGATAGCAGTGATGACGAAGATCTGCTTGATGTTCCGGATGATGATCAGTATGATACTGAAGATTCTTTTATAGATGACGCTGAGCTG GATGAATATTTTCAGGTTGATAATTCCACAGTCAAACATGATGGATTCTTTGTAAATAGGGGGAAATTGGAGCGCAA TGATGAACCTCCTGTATTACCCAACCAGCAACCAAGGAAAAGGCGCAGAAAAGATATATTGAAGAATCCAGGTCAAAATAATGATGATCATGGATCAAATAAACATGTAAAAGCGGGCAAGGCAGCATCTGGGAAAACAGCTTCCATACAGGCAAAAAATATGTGTAATTCTTCACAGAATTTGGTTATACCCGATGAACATTATGAAGACCTTAAACCTCAGAATCAATTGGATATCTATGGAATTAGTTCCAAAAAGAAAATTGCTGATATTAAACCAATACCGGTCTCTTCTGTCTCTTTGAAAACATCAAGTTATGATGTACCTACTGCGATGCCAGAAGCAAAAGATGCTGATAAGAAGAAGATTGGGCCTTTTCAATCTAAGAGCACAAGCGGATCATTTGATGCATCTCATCAGAAGTATCATGAAAAAGGTGCTTATGTACAATCCAAATCCCAACCTGGAAGACCCTCGAGGAGTATTGATGATTTGGAAAATATCAGTCGGtcgaaagaaaaaaatggcATGCGTGAACTGCCGGATCTTAACGTGGCACTGGGAAAGATTTCTACa AAATCTGAATACATTCACAAGAAAGACGGGTCTAGTGTTAGGCCAAAATCTTCAATGCTTGAAAAGGCTCTTCGCGAGTTAGAGAAAATGGTTGCAGAGT CAAGGCCCCCTGCAGTGGAAAACCCCGAGGCTGATAATACATCCCAGGCAGTCAAACGGAGGTTGCCTAGAGAAATAAAGCTGAAGCTTGCTAAAGTTGCTAGACTAGCG GCAAGCCATGGGAAAGTATCAAAAGAGTTAATTAACCGTCTTATGAGTATTCTTGGGCACTTGATGCAACTCAGAACATTAAAG agaaacttaaaaataatgatcAGTATGGGTTTGTCAGCAAAGCAGGAGGAGGATGATAGGTTTCAACGGATAAAAAAGGAAGTTGTTGATATGATTAAGATGCAGGCCCCAGCTCTGGAATCCAAG CAACAGCAGACAGCTGGAGCATCACGTGATGTTCAAGAATTTGGTCCTGATGGAAAAGCAATAACTAAGAGGAATTTTAGTATGGATGCTGCATTGGAGGACAAGATTTGTGATCTCTATGACATTTTTGTTGAT GGCTTGGATGAAAATGCAGGTCCACAGATCAGAAAGTTGTATGCTGAG CTTGCAGAATTATGGCCAACTGGTTACATGGACAACCATGGGATCAAACGTGGAATTTGCAGGGCAAAAGAGAGGCGCAGGGCATTGTACAACAAAAATAAG GATCGGGAAAAAATTAAGAGGAAGAAATTGTTGGCATCAAAGCAAGAGGATGGTGTTCGACTAGATGCCGGCTCAATTCCATCACAGCAGAACCCACAAGAGAAATTAGCACCAGAATCTAGCAGTCATGCTTTTACTTCAATGAACAAGCCCGCTTCTAATATGAGCACAGCTGTCCGGGTCCCCAGTCCTATGAATGGTGTAAAACAAGAAAAAGCAAAGGGAAGTTCAAGCAGTTCCCCGGACGATGGTCGTGTTGCTGATGGCGTTTTAACAAAGAAGGTGAAGAGAAAACCAGAACTTGAGTTGGAAGGAGCTAATTGTGGTCCTGAGAAGCTGGATTCTTTGCAGGGAGAAGAAAGGTCCAGGTCACAAAAGCAGTCTTCTGGTCTTCCCACCAAATCAAATCTTCAGCCAACAACCCTCCCAGGTCTTGAACAGTCAAGCTAA
- the LOC101501191 gene encoding NAD kinase 2, chloroplastic isoform X2 has product MLACSMCACHMAFSVNARISSFRLELQRKTKLTPRRTHLVTAQLSNSFSFNNIALDSQSLKSIESRDASRLPWVGSVPGDIAEVEAYCRIFRNSERLHSALMDSLCNPYTGECSVSDDVPFHEKPLLEDKIVSVLGCMVALVKSGREDVLSGRFSVMPPFRAAELSAVEETLPPLAIFRSEMKMCCESLHVALENYLVPGDDQSLDVWRKLQRLKNVCYDSGFPRREDYPCPALFANWSPVNLSSSKEDSESKESEAAFWIGGQVTEEGLKWLRDKGYKTIVDLREESVKDDFYQAAVNDAVSSGSIELVKIPVEVGTAPKMEQVERFASLVSDNSKRPIYLHSKEGVWRSSAMVSRWREYMAHSASQDLMPDERSSLEKDTESLQEGLGAIHSSIDSFDQSTSPHNNNEKTQSKGTLSGIIPNDRTSSQATAADGERSFPTFSRKTNPLEAQVPPHDIFSKKEMSRYCGSKKISKPSFSSNQVKRLECLPDSRNKHIRRLQGQGSINSGQNPEPKIVGPAESSNGSALDYPFREPQLVVGNKWKLVNANPSSSVKTTFNGFSEKEMYYTTDVNGIDNVTANSQRILADKDKAGKDLGFIEGDMCATSTGVVRLQSRKKAEMFLVRTDGFSCIREKVTESSLAFTHPSTQQQMLMWKSTPKTVLLLKKPGEHLMEEAKDVASFLYYQEKMNVFVEPDVHDIFARIPGFGFIQTFYTQDICDLHEKVDFVACLGGDGVILHASNLFRGAVPPVVSFNLGSLGFLASHSFEDYKQDLRQVIHGNNKRDGVYITLRMRLRCEIFRNGKAMPGKVFDILNEVVVDRGSNPYLSKIECYEHERLITKVQGDGVIIATPTGSTAYSTAAGGSMVHPNVPCMLFTPICPHSLSFRPVILPDSAQLELKIPEDARSNAWVSFDGKRRQQLSRGDSVRISMSQHPLPTVNKFDQTGDWFHSLIRCLNWNERLDQKAL; this is encoded by the exons ATGTTGGCGTGTAGTATGTGCGCGTGCCACATGGCATTCTCCGTCAATGCCAGAATCTCGTCATTCCGGTTGGAATTGCAGAGGAAGACTAAGCTTACTCCCCGAAGAACACACCTCGTCACCGCTCAACTTTCCAACTCTTTTTCCTTTAATAATATCGCTTTGGATTCTCAG AGCTTGAAGTCCATTGAATCCCGTGATGCATCACGGTTACCTTGGGTGGGTTCAGTTCCGGGTGATATTGCTGAAGTGGAAGCATACTGTAGGATTTTTAGAAACTCTGAAAGGCTTCATTCTGCATTAATGGATTCCTTGTGTAACCCTTACACTGGTGAATGTAGTGTTTCTGATGATGTTCCATTCCATGAGAAACCTCTCCTAGAAGATAAAATAGTTTCTGTCCTTGGATGTATGGTTGCACTTGTCAAGAGTGGGAGGGAGGATGTTCTTTCTGGAAGGTTTTCCGTTATGCCTCCTTTTCGTGCTGCCGAGCTTAGCGCTGTGGAGGAAACTCTTCCCCCACTCGCCATTTTCAGGAGCGAGATGAAAATGTGTTGTGAGAGCTTGCATGTTGCTCTTGAGAACTATTTAGTTCCTGGTGATGATCAAAGTTTGGATGTGTGGAGGAAACTTCAGAGACTGAAGAATGTATGCTATGATTCCGGTTTTCCTCGCAGAGAGGATTATCCGTGTCCTGCATTATTTGCAAACTGGAGTCCTGTAAATTTGTCCAGTTCTAAAGAGGACTCAGAGTCGAAAGAATCTGAAGCTGCTTTTTGGATAGGTGGACAGGTAACAGAAGAAGGCCTTAAGTGGCTACGGGATAAAGGATATAAGACTATTGTGGATCTCAGAGAAGAGAGTGTAAAAGATGATTTCTACCAAGCTGCTGTCAATGACGCTGTTTCATCTGGAAGTATTGAATTGGTCAAAATCCCAGTTGAAGTTGGGACTGCACCTAAAATGGAACAAGTTGAGAGGTTTGCATCTCTTGTTTCAGATAACAGCAAAAGGCCAATCTATCTGCACAGCAAAGAAGGAGTTTGGAGATCGTCTGCCATGGTTTCCAGATGGAGGGAGTACATGGCTCACTCTGCATCACAG GACTTGATGCCTGATGAGAGATCCTCCCTGGAAAAAGATACCGAGTCGTTGCAAGAGGGTTTGGGTGCAATACACAGTTCTATTGATTCATTTGACCAAAGTACCTCTccacataataataatgaaaaaacaCAAAGTAAAGGGACCTTGAGTGGAATTATTCCTAATGACAGGACCTCATCACAAGCTACTGCGGCTGATGGAGAAAGATCTTTTCCCACTTTCTCCCGAAAAACTAACCCTTTAGAAGCTCAAGTTCCTCCTCATGATATATTTTCCAAAAAAGAGATGTCCAGATATTGTGGAAGTAAGAAGATTTCGAAACCCTCTTTTTCCAGTAATCAGGTCAAAAGGTTGGAATGCTTGCCTGATTCAAGGAACAAGCATATTAGAAGACTGCAGGGGCAAGGGAGTATCAACAGTGGTCAAAATCCCGAACCAAAAATTGTGGGTCCAGCAGAAAGTTCCAATGGGTCAGCTTTGGATTATCCATTTAGAGAGCCCCAGCTTGTGGTTGGTAACAAGTGGAAATTAGTGAATGCGAATCCTTCCAGTTCTGTTAAGACAACATTTAATGGTTTTAGTGAAAAAGAAATGTATTACACGACGGATGTGAATGGTATTGATAATGTCACAGCAAACTCTCAAAGGATTTTAGCTGACAAGGATAAGGCAGGGAAAGACTTGGGATTCATTGAAGGAGACATGTGTGCAACTTCAACGGGAGTTGTAAGGCTGCAATCAAGAAAAAAAGCAGAGATGTTCCTAGTACGAACGGATGGATTTTCTTGTATAAGAGAAAAGGTGACTGAATCTTCTTTGGCCTTCACTCATCCTAGCACTCAGCAACAAATGCTAATGTGGAAATCTACCCCAAAGACTGTGTTATTGTTGAAAAAGCCTGGGGAGCACCTCATGGAAGAAGCTaaagat GTTGCTTCTTTTCTATATTACCAAGAGAAAATGAACGTATTCGTGGAACCTGATGTGCATGATATATTTGCTAGAATTCCTGGATTTGGGTTCATTCAGACCTTCTATACTCAAGATATTTG CGATCTACATGAGAAAGTAGATTTTGTGGCATGTTTGGGGGGAGATGGCGTCATATTGCATGCTTCAAATCTATTTAGAGGCGCCGTTCCACCTGTTGTGTCATTTAACCTTGGTTCCCTCGGTTTTCTGGCTTCTCATAGT TTTGAAGACTACAAGCAGGACCTACGACAAGTCATCCACGGAAATAATAAGCGAGATGGTGTATACATCACTCTCAGAATGCGGCTCCGGTGTGAAATTTTTCGCAATGGTAAAGCTATGCCAGGGAAAGTATTTGATATTCTCAATGAAGTTGTTGTTGATCGGGGTTCTAATCCGTACCTTTCAAAGATTGAATGCTATGAACATGAAAGACTTATAACAAAG GTACAAGGTGATGGAGTGATCATAGCCACCCCTACTGGAAGCACTGCCTATTCTACAGCTGCTGGAGGTTCCATG GTCCATCCAAATGTTCCATGCATGCTGTTTACCCCAATCTGTCCACATTCACTCTCATTTAGACCAGTTATACTTCCAGATTCTGCTCAACTGGAATTAAAG ATTCCAGAAGATGCAAGAAGCAATGCCTGGGTTTCATTTGATGGAAAGAGAAGGCAGCAACTTTCAAGAGGAGATTCTGTACGAATATCTATGAGTCAGCATCCGCTTCCAACCGTTAACAAGTTTGACCAAACAGGTGATTGGTTTCATAGCTTGATTCGCTGCCTAAATTGGAATGAAAGGCTTGACCAAAAGGCCCTATAA